Genomic window (Fusobacterium sp. DD2):
AAAGAACAGATAGCAATGATATTAACTATATAAAAAAATTAAAAAGGGAGAGGATAATCATGACAAACAGAGTAAAAGCATTACTATTAGGAGCATTTTTAACACTTGGAGCAGTATCTTTTGGAGGAGAGTTAAGAGTTGGAGCAAGTCCTGTACCTCATGCAGAGATTTTAGGAATTGTAAAGGATGATTTGAAAAAAGAGGGAGTAGATTTAAAAATAGTTGATTTTACAGACTATGTTACACCAAACCTTGCACTGGCTGATAAAGAGATAGATGCAAACTATTTCCAACATATTCCATATCTTGAAAAATTTGCACAGGAAAGAGGACTAAAACTTGCAAGTGCAGGTAAGATTCATGTTGAACCACTTGGAGTTTTCTCTAAAAAATATACAAAACTTGAGGATATCCCAGAAAAAAGTGTAGTTGCAATACCAAGTGACCCATCAAATGGAGGAAGAGCACTTATTTTACTTCATAATAAGGGAATTATAACATTAAATGACCCAACTAATCTTTATGTTACTGAGTTTGATATTGTAAAAAATCCTAAAAAATTAAAATTTAAACCAATTGAAGCACCACAATTACCAAGAGTTCTTCCAGATGTAGCTGCAGC
Coding sequences:
- a CDS encoding MetQ/NlpA family ABC transporter substrate-binding protein, with product MTNRVKALLLGAFLTLGAVSFGGELRVGASPVPHAEILGIVKDDLKKEGVDLKIVDFTDYVTPNLALADKEIDANYFQHIPYLEKFAQERGLKLASAGKIHVEPLGVFSKKYTKLEDIPEKSVVAIPSDPSNGGRALILLHNKGIITLNDPTNLYVTEFDIVKNPKKLKFKPIEAPQLPRVLPDVAAAVVNGNYAIEAGFSPVKDALALEGEESPYANVIAVRAGEENSEDIVKLINALKSEKVRKFIIEKYNGGVVPAF